Proteins from one Thaumasiovibrio subtropicus genomic window:
- a CDS encoding TDT family transporter: MPRFLLRQVKHAPTPMAGLALGIASLGLCWEGAIGGRFFSLGAVTFDGELIRQITAFVAASLVITLLVKFLRHPQLLKDDLAHPVVGSVVPTMAMASMVLSVTLADWFPLLGQAVWLAAVLAHISFLAVFCYHRSREFQLHHMVPSWFVPPIGMIVAAVTFPGGQLDWVASMTLYFGIAAYAVLLPAMLFRLLFDKPVPEQAKPTLAILAAPASLSLAGYLSFVEQPSMWLVALLSVVAVTMTSLVYLLLLRLIRLPFTPGYAAFTFPLVIGATALYKLAEWLCQSGVADHYRDRVILLANIELAVATVMVVYVSYRYLSHYQWVPQRDL, translated from the coding sequence ATGCCACGATTTCTCCTTCGACAAGTGAAGCATGCCCCAACCCCAATGGCCGGGTTAGCGCTGGGTATTGCAAGCCTCGGCTTGTGTTGGGAAGGGGCGATTGGTGGGCGTTTTTTTAGCCTTGGCGCGGTCACGTTTGATGGTGAGCTGATCAGACAGATCACAGCCTTCGTTGCCGCGAGTTTGGTCATCACTTTATTGGTGAAGTTTCTTCGTCATCCACAGCTGCTGAAAGATGATTTAGCCCATCCTGTGGTGGGAAGCGTGGTGCCGACCATGGCGATGGCGAGCATGGTGTTGTCTGTGACCTTAGCGGATTGGTTTCCTCTGCTGGGTCAAGCGGTGTGGCTCGCGGCAGTGTTGGCCCATATCAGCTTTCTCGCCGTGTTTTGCTACCACCGCTCTCGTGAGTTTCAACTGCACCACATGGTGCCAAGTTGGTTTGTGCCGCCTATCGGTATGATTGTTGCTGCGGTGACATTTCCGGGGGGGCAACTCGATTGGGTCGCATCGATGACCCTTTACTTCGGCATTGCTGCCTATGCAGTGTTATTGCCTGCAATGCTCTTTCGCTTGTTGTTTGATAAACCCGTGCCTGAGCAAGCCAAGCCAACCTTGGCGATCCTTGCTGCTCCCGCGAGTCTCTCTTTAGCGGGCTATTTGAGCTTTGTTGAGCAGCCTTCTATGTGGTTAGTCGCCTTGTTAAGCGTGGTGGCTGTCACCATGACTTCGCTGGTTTACCTCTTGTTGCTGCGTTTGATTCGTCTTCCTTTTACACCCGGATATGCGGCGTTTACCTTTCCACTCGTCATAGGCGCTACCGCGCTGTATAAACTTGCTGAGTGGTTATGCCAAAGTGGCGTCGCTGATCATTATCGTGATCGGGTGATTTTGTTGGCAAACATCGAACTGGCCGTGGCGACGGTGATGGTGGTCTATGTGAGTTATCGCTACCTTAGCCATTATCAGTGGGTGCCTCAGCGCGATTTGTAA
- a CDS encoding ATP-binding protein, producing the protein MKIAISGTYSTGKTTLTEALALATGVQRTQARTMREILPDAVPGKTLEQCNVYELMNLGLSRLSERVVNEERAGEHYFSDGSCLHEWVYGAARLQTGINPADGNLLLALKRLIGMPFAATHIGYMKAFGDVVKRHAKNTYTHFVHLPVEFDLVADGHRPVSESFRKLSNDLLLSTLQELQIPYIEAGGDLSTRIHTITDHFGIPLKMDPELAIELAVKKVKAEAIEIENHRLAVLNTQQA; encoded by the coding sequence ATGAAAATCGCTATTTCAGGGACGTACTCAACCGGAAAAACCACATTAACTGAAGCCCTTGCCCTCGCCACTGGGGTACAAAGAACACAGGCGAGAACCATGCGGGAAATATTGCCTGATGCAGTACCGGGTAAAACGCTTGAACAATGTAATGTTTATGAGCTGATGAACCTCGGCCTATCACGTCTTTCAGAACGTGTCGTCAATGAAGAACGCGCCGGGGAGCACTACTTCTCAGATGGATCATGCTTGCATGAATGGGTCTATGGCGCCGCGAGATTGCAAACGGGCATCAATCCAGCCGATGGTAACCTCCTTCTCGCACTAAAACGCTTAATCGGTATGCCCTTTGCTGCAACACACATTGGCTATATGAAGGCATTTGGTGATGTGGTAAAGCGTCATGCAAAAAATACCTACACTCACTTTGTCCACTTGCCTGTTGAGTTCGACCTTGTTGCGGATGGTCACCGCCCGGTATCTGAATCTTTTCGCAAACTCTCAAATGATCTGTTGCTTTCGACCTTACAAGAACTGCAGATCCCTTATATTGAAGCAGGTGGCGACCTCAGCACTCGCATTCACACCATCACCGATCATTTTGGTATTCCGCTAAAAATGGATCCTGAACTCGCGATTGAGTTAGCGGTGAAAAAGGTAAAAGCTGAAGCGATTGAAATAGAAAACCATCGTCTTGCTGTCTTAAACACCCAACAAGCCTAG
- a CDS encoding helix-turn-helix transcriptional regulator, with the protein MDKEQFFQLTQQVSNITTENELKAWFRAFAKVVPHQFCLLGEWPLTLVSLPVCINFPVEKLKACLTDTQWQKDPLFISLDNRLGRSLLAVDPIAHPIFGRRLIVYGAPGPQLNNMLLMSFGNRQPSEDEINAIYFLAPHLHHAVKQLGGGSVPDTGIDLSSREREILIWLRYGKSNWEISQLMSITERTVKFHLQNIYKKLNVNNRTYAAIRANEMGLM; encoded by the coding sequence ATGGACAAGGAGCAGTTTTTCCAGCTCACGCAGCAAGTGTCAAACATCACCACGGAGAACGAGTTAAAAGCGTGGTTTCGCGCGTTCGCAAAGGTGGTACCACACCAGTTTTGTCTTCTTGGCGAATGGCCATTAACGCTCGTGTCTTTGCCTGTTTGCATTAACTTTCCCGTCGAGAAGCTCAAGGCTTGCTTAACAGACACGCAATGGCAGAAGGATCCGCTGTTTATCTCGCTTGATAACCGATTGGGTCGTTCATTGTTGGCGGTGGATCCGATCGCACATCCCATCTTCGGACGCCGCTTGATCGTCTATGGCGCACCTGGGCCGCAACTCAACAATATGTTGCTGATGTCTTTTGGCAATAGACAACCTAGTGAAGATGAGATCAATGCGATCTACTTTCTCGCTCCTCACCTGCACCACGCCGTGAAACAGCTTGGTGGGGGGAGTGTACCTGACACGGGTATTGATTTATCTTCCCGTGAAAGAGAGATCTTGATCTGGTTAAGGTATGGAAAGAGTAACTGGGAAATCAGTCAGCTCATGTCGATCACTGAACGGACAGTGAAGTTCCACCTACAAAATATCTATAAGAAGTTGAATGTGAACAACCGAACCTATGCCGCGATTCGCGCCAATGAAATGGGATTGATGTAG
- a CDS encoding multidrug effflux MFS transporter translates to MPDKFLFRPVLLACLIVSIGQLSVGLLFPSLPWIAQEFQLPAEQVQLLISIYLLGFGPSQLLYGPLSDSLGRKPILLIGLLLAVLGLTVSVVGAAQFEWLLAGRFIQGLGAGCCAVLARASIRDSYSAGHLTQALTWLAMVASICPIIAPVIGGFINHHFGWLAVFVVLLSYVALVWLIFVVIFKETLAKRKSIQSPKVMLKQYKQLAGSAYFVSFSAIGWLNYGLVVVAISLMPFVMQVEIGMSSDQYAMWSLLPTCGLLVGGMICNRFRPRIGTEKMLKFAPLIQVTAGMWLILCPLTPFAVMSGQFLMIVANGVAFPCAQSQLLLPYKDNAGAVAALSGACQMVFASLLSMGLMSLGIANAWHLGVLLLVAAALSYTLISLGFRSHSEHRNRVQNVVGGVHEN, encoded by the coding sequence ATGCCAGATAAATTTTTGTTTCGCCCTGTCTTACTCGCTTGCCTTATCGTTAGTATTGGTCAACTCAGTGTTGGGTTGCTGTTTCCCTCTCTACCTTGGATTGCCCAAGAATTTCAATTACCAGCAGAACAAGTTCAGCTACTTATTTCAATCTATTTACTCGGCTTTGGTCCATCGCAGTTACTGTATGGCCCCCTCTCTGATTCTCTAGGTCGCAAGCCGATTTTATTGATTGGGTTATTGCTGGCGGTATTGGGGCTAACGGTGTCAGTGGTGGGTGCTGCGCAATTTGAATGGTTGCTGGCGGGGCGATTTATTCAAGGCTTAGGCGCGGGATGCTGTGCGGTATTAGCCCGTGCCTCTATTCGAGACAGCTACAGTGCAGGCCATTTGACCCAAGCGTTAACGTGGTTAGCCATGGTCGCATCCATTTGTCCGATTATCGCCCCCGTTATTGGTGGTTTCATTAATCATCATTTTGGCTGGTTGGCGGTGTTTGTTGTGCTGCTCTCATACGTGGCACTGGTATGGTTGATCTTTGTGGTGATATTTAAAGAGACCCTTGCGAAACGTAAGTCGATTCAGTCTCCGAAAGTCATGCTAAAGCAGTACAAGCAACTCGCGGGTTCGGCCTATTTTGTCAGTTTTTCTGCGATTGGCTGGTTGAACTATGGGCTGGTGGTCGTGGCTATCTCTTTGATGCCGTTTGTGATGCAAGTTGAAATAGGGATGAGCTCAGATCAGTATGCGATGTGGTCTTTGCTGCCTACGTGTGGCCTCCTTGTCGGAGGGATGATCTGTAACCGATTTAGACCACGTATAGGGACAGAGAAGATGCTGAAATTTGCGCCTCTGATTCAGGTAACAGCAGGTATGTGGCTTATATTATGTCCGTTGACACCTTTTGCGGTCATGTCCGGTCAATTTCTAATGATAGTTGCGAATGGTGTTGCTTTTCCTTGTGCGCAGTCGCAACTTCTCTTGCCATACAAAGATAATGCGGGGGCAGTTGCTGCGTTATCGGGGGCTTGCCAAATGGTATTTGCTTCATTGCTAAGCATGGGGTTGATGTCGTTAGGTATCGCCAACGCATGGCACTTGGGCGTATTGCTTTTGGTTGCTGCAGCGTTAAGCTATACGTTAATTAGTCTAGGATTTCGCTCGCATTCTGAACATCGAAATCGTGTGCAGAATGTAGTGGGAGGTGTACATGAAAACTAA
- a CDS encoding DUF2799 domain-containing protein: MKTKLLWLLAPIALVGCQSTYVAEYANNEQWYQLGEEDALRGLHVRNASMNEEALSLYEEGYAIGKAQYCESSNAWMLGRIGKPYLGICHDLPHGWSFQLDYDAGRERWRKW; this comes from the coding sequence ATGAAAACTAAGCTTTTATGGCTACTTGCACCCATAGCGCTCGTCGGATGCCAGTCTACCTATGTTGCAGAGTATGCGAATAACGAGCAGTGGTATCAACTGGGTGAGGAAGATGCATTGCGTGGCTTACATGTCCGAAATGCGTCGATGAATGAGGAAGCGCTCTCGCTCTATGAAGAAGGGTATGCGATTGGCAAAGCGCAGTACTGTGAGAGCAGCAATGCGTGGATGCTGGGGCGAATAGGTAAGCCTTATCTGGGGATCTGCCATGACTTGCCTCATGGTTGGTCGTTCCAGTTAGACTACGATGCAGGCCGAGAGCGGTGGAGAAAGTGGTAA
- the dnaJ gene encoding molecular chaperone DnaJ: protein MSKRDYYEVLGVGRDASERDIKKAYKRLAMKFHPDRNAGDESAAEKFKEVKEAYEILTDAQKKAAYDQYGHAAFEQGGMGGGGFGGGGADFGDIFGDVFGDIFGGGGGRRQQRAQRGSDLRYNMELTLEEAVRGVTKEIEVPTLQHCDVCDGSGAKPGTSATTCGTCHGHGQVQMRQGFFAVQQTCPTCHGRGKIIKDPCNACHGQGRVQKSKTLSVKIPAGVDTGDRIRLSGEGEAGEFGAPAGDLYVQVHVREHNIFERDGNNLYCEVPVSFTMAALGGEVEVPTLDGRVSLKVPAETQTDRMFRMRGKGVKSVRSGAVGDLMCKLVVETPVNLSSRQKELLKELEESCGGAAATKHKPKAEGFFKGVKKFFDDLTG, encoded by the coding sequence ATGTCGAAACGCGATTATTATGAAGTGTTGGGTGTCGGTCGTGACGCCTCTGAGCGCGATATTAAAAAGGCGTACAAACGTCTTGCGATGAAATTTCACCCTGACCGTAACGCGGGTGATGAAAGCGCTGCAGAAAAATTTAAAGAAGTAAAAGAAGCTTATGAAATTCTGACCGATGCGCAGAAGAAAGCAGCTTACGACCAATATGGCCATGCCGCATTTGAGCAAGGTGGTATGGGCGGTGGCGGCTTCGGTGGCGGCGGTGCAGATTTTGGTGACATCTTCGGTGATGTCTTTGGTGATATTTTCGGTGGCGGTGGTGGTCGACGTCAACAGCGTGCACAGCGCGGTTCAGACCTACGCTACAACATGGAATTAACGCTGGAAGAAGCGGTCCGTGGTGTGACCAAAGAGATTGAAGTCCCTACCTTACAACATTGTGATGTCTGTGATGGTAGCGGTGCAAAACCGGGCACATCAGCAACGACCTGTGGTACCTGTCATGGTCACGGTCAAGTGCAGATGCGCCAAGGTTTCTTTGCCGTGCAGCAGACGTGTCCAACCTGTCATGGTCGCGGTAAGATCATCAAAGATCCATGTAACGCCTGTCATGGTCAAGGTCGAGTGCAGAAGAGTAAGACTTTGTCTGTGAAGATCCCTGCTGGTGTTGATACGGGCGACCGTATTCGCCTTTCGGGTGAAGGTGAAGCGGGTGAGTTTGGTGCACCAGCGGGCGATTTGTATGTGCAAGTGCATGTCCGCGAGCACAACATCTTTGAGCGCGATGGTAATAACCTTTACTGTGAAGTGCCAGTCAGCTTTACCATGGCCGCCTTGGGTGGTGAGGTGGAAGTGCCGACCCTCGATGGCCGTGTGAGCCTGAAAGTACCGGCTGAAACTCAAACGGATCGTATGTTCCGTATGCGTGGCAAAGGCGTTAAGTCGGTGCGTAGCGGTGCAGTGGGTGATCTGATGTGTAAACTGGTTGTGGAAACACCTGTGAACCTCAGTAGTCGTCAAAAAGAACTTCTGAAAGAGCTAGAAGAGTCTTGTGGTGGCGCAGCAGCAACGAAACATAAACCGAAAGCAGAAGGCTTCTTCAAAGGCGTGAAGAAGTTCTTTGATGACCTAACGGGTTAA
- a CDS encoding AvrD family protein, giving the protein MTLNTELTTAARPHIDDILGPSSSRYFGEGFKRTVYAPQVNYRQDNAEGHVQIRYRTDWSKKKTTKPRNPHLSTVDAILIAGQIASTLLQKKHRLSKSHCQQVWLRSITINAGQLAEEDLDAVPVHTELLATREDTDSLFGFLSQFKTRLGTMEIDLCLDHTLDSDPLNQVNEGQYFTQGYLDRLCDISGITPAEDNLSVTGDLRLRTDYLHMLDGVMGAYPMSLMVLDIAVSFAQLAQVMMYRLDNLDRAQTNNLWMRHVTLTCPYPIVPRVKQTISVINRKSTIIPMNGENWRLSTATGAIAGHPDFTIKAKLCHALPKGENA; this is encoded by the coding sequence ATGACGTTAAATACCGAACTCACAACAGCAGCACGACCCCATATCGACGATATTCTAGGGCCATCATCAAGCCGTTATTTTGGTGAGGGGTTTAAACGCACCGTTTATGCTCCCCAAGTCAATTACCGTCAGGATAACGCTGAAGGCCACGTACAGATTCGTTATCGGACTGATTGGTCGAAGAAAAAGACCACCAAACCACGCAACCCTCATCTCAGTACGGTTGATGCGATTTTAATTGCAGGCCAAATTGCCTCGACCCTGCTGCAAAAAAAACATCGCCTCTCTAAATCTCACTGCCAACAAGTTTGGCTACGTAGTATCACTATCAATGCAGGTCAGCTTGCTGAAGAAGATTTGGACGCCGTCCCAGTGCACACTGAGTTACTGGCTACACGGGAAGACACTGATAGCTTGTTTGGTTTTCTGAGCCAGTTTAAGACACGTTTAGGCACGATGGAAATTGACCTCTGTTTAGACCATACCCTTGATAGTGATCCGTTAAATCAAGTTAATGAAGGGCAGTACTTTACCCAAGGCTACCTCGATCGCTTGTGTGATATCAGCGGCATCACGCCAGCCGAAGACAACTTATCGGTCACCGGCGATCTGCGCCTTCGAACTGATTATCTTCATATGCTTGATGGGGTGATGGGCGCCTACCCAATGTCGCTGATGGTGTTAGACATTGCCGTCAGTTTTGCCCAACTGGCGCAAGTCATGATGTATCGACTCGACAACCTTGACCGCGCGCAAACCAACAACCTTTGGATGCGCCACGTGACGTTAACCTGCCCTTATCCCATCGTACCGCGAGTCAAACAGACCATCTCTGTCATTAACAGAAAAAGCACCATTATTCCAATGAATGGCGAAAACTGGCGGCTTAGCACCGCGACAGGCGCAATCGCAGGCCACCCTGATTTCACCATCAAAGCTAAACTTTGCCACGCACTGCCAAAAGGAGAAAACGCATGA
- a CDS encoding LysR family transcriptional regulator, protein MNIALRQLQVFVSVAQEGSITQAAEKLFLTKPAVSMALSELEKQLNHALFDRHKNRLILNHQGKQLLPLAAELLERAGSIASLFEEGRQLAGQLAIGCSDTVGNQVLPFLLQDFREKTQHSEQSVLISNTRDIADKLLDFEIDIGLVEGRVQRPSLQSTPWLGDEMVVVCSPHHPLAKRKTVTLLDLEQTQWLLREPGSGTREFFLNQIAARLADWKLAFELNTTEALINSCAAGLGMSCLSQRAVQHAIADGRLTALNLPLDLRRDYYLVYHQQKYQSPLLQAFVAFCQQWQDKKV, encoded by the coding sequence GTGAATATTGCATTGAGACAATTACAAGTATTTGTTTCTGTTGCGCAAGAAGGGTCGATTACGCAAGCTGCAGAAAAACTCTTCCTGACGAAACCTGCGGTAAGCATGGCCTTATCAGAGTTAGAGAAACAGCTCAATCATGCGCTCTTTGATCGCCATAAGAACCGACTTATTCTCAATCATCAAGGAAAGCAGCTACTGCCACTCGCGGCTGAACTCTTAGAGCGTGCCGGAAGCATCGCTTCATTGTTCGAAGAAGGTCGCCAACTCGCTGGCCAGCTGGCGATTGGATGCAGTGATACCGTCGGGAACCAAGTCCTCCCCTTTTTACTGCAAGATTTTCGAGAAAAAACCCAGCACAGTGAACAGAGTGTGCTTATCAGCAATACCCGAGATATCGCGGATAAACTGCTCGATTTCGAAATCGATATCGGGTTAGTGGAAGGCCGTGTACAACGCCCTTCCTTGCAATCCACCCCCTGGCTTGGCGATGAAATGGTGGTGGTTTGCTCGCCACATCATCCGCTTGCAAAGCGGAAAACTGTCACACTACTCGACTTAGAGCAAACCCAGTGGTTGCTTCGCGAGCCCGGCTCGGGCACCCGCGAGTTTTTCCTCAATCAGATCGCCGCCAGATTGGCCGATTGGAAACTGGCCTTTGAACTCAATACCACGGAAGCGTTGATCAATAGTTGCGCAGCCGGTTTAGGGATGAGTTGTCTATCACAACGTGCCGTACAGCACGCCATCGCGGACGGACGCTTAACCGCTTTGAACCTGCCACTTGATCTCCGCCGCGATTACTATTTGGTCTACCACCAGCAAAAATACCAAAGTCCGCTATTGCAAGCCTTCGTCGCCTTCTGTCAGCAGTGGCAGGACAAAAAAGTTTAA
- a CDS encoding DNA-3-methyladenine glycosylase I: MTQEKFTAIYQRAAERKGGVTALEELLTPPMPADALISVPDDRWLAAMSQKVFQSGLSWKVVRNKWPGFEEVFWGFDIEKLLMMPDEMWEQKSQDTRIIRNFTRVKSIRANAQMIYDIQLTHGSFSRFIAEWPSEDIIGLWAALKQKGDRLGGNTGPYTLRVMGKETFLLTKDIEDYLRHTDIISGGVNSKRSHAAAQAAFNEWQQQSGRSLNEISQIIAFSVGDNRI; encoded by the coding sequence ATGACGCAGGAAAAATTTACTGCAATCTATCAACGAGCAGCAGAAAGAAAGGGGGGCGTTACCGCGTTAGAGGAGCTGTTGACGCCGCCTATGCCTGCTGATGCGTTAATCAGCGTGCCGGATGATCGCTGGTTAGCTGCGATGAGTCAGAAAGTGTTTCAATCTGGACTGAGCTGGAAAGTGGTGCGGAATAAATGGCCCGGGTTTGAAGAGGTGTTTTGGGGCTTTGATATTGAGAAGTTGCTGATGATGCCTGACGAGATGTGGGAGCAAAAATCACAAGATACCCGAATTATTCGCAACTTTACGCGGGTGAAGTCGATTCGTGCCAACGCACAGATGATTTACGATATTCAGTTGACGCATGGTAGCTTCAGTCGCTTCATTGCTGAATGGCCAAGCGAGGATATCATCGGTCTCTGGGCTGCTTTAAAACAGAAAGGTGATCGCTTGGGGGGAAACACCGGACCGTACACTTTACGAGTGATGGGGAAAGAGACCTTCTTGCTCACCAAGGATATTGAAGACTATTTGCGTCATACCGATATTATTTCTGGTGGCGTGAACAGCAAACGTTCTCATGCCGCTGCGCAAGCGGCGTTCAATGAGTGGCAACAGCAAAGTGGCCGCTCGTTGAACGAGATCAGTCAAATCATTGCTTTCAGTGTCGGCGATAATCGCATTTAA
- a CDS encoding YebG family protein: MAVIIKYVVERNGEEKMTFTSKAEADAYDKMLDMADALFAVIEKSDLVEDEGKREELAMFLAENRDDVLEALGAKRKPAPKKKAAKPAADADAVEDAA; this comes from the coding sequence ATGGCTGTTATCATTAAATACGTGGTAGAGCGAAACGGAGAAGAAAAAATGACCTTCACCTCTAAAGCCGAAGCCGACGCTTATGACAAAATGCTGGATATGGCTGATGCCCTGTTCGCAGTAATTGAGAAGAGTGATTTGGTCGAAGACGAAGGAAAGCGTGAAGAGCTTGCGATGTTCCTCGCTGAAAATCGCGATGATGTACTGGAAGCGCTAGGGGCTAAACGTAAGCCAGCCCCGAAGAAAAAAGCCGCAAAGCCAGCCGCTGATGCAGACGCGGTGGAAGACGCAGCGTAA
- the dapD gene encoding 2,3,4,5-tetrahydropyridine-2,6-dicarboxylate N-succinyltransferase, whose translation MASFALALGTATKNRDGKIIEAFFPAPILNPSDELVSAVADVAGYKEGNQAIEVNASQMSAFAAAFEAAGQAQAALFANKAASSEQPLVAVILAADEKPASVAEGFLKLQLISNRLVKPHGVVLDGIFGLLHNIAWTNKGPIDLPELAERQMDARLNGEVISVDCVDKFPKMVDYVVPAGVRIADTSRVRLGAHVGEGTTVMHEGFINFNAGTTGVSMVEGRISAGVVVNDGSDIGGGASIMGTLSGGGTVVVSIGENSLLGANAGLGFPLGDRCTIESGLYVTAGSKVRMLDSEGKEVEVVKARDLAGKPDLLFRRNSVTGQIECLTNKTAVELNSELHSNN comes from the coding sequence ATGGCTAGCTTTGCACTTGCGCTAGGCACGGCAACTAAAAACCGTGATGGCAAAATCATTGAAGCATTTTTCCCTGCACCTATCCTTAATCCAAGCGACGAACTAGTCAGTGCGGTAGCAGACGTGGCTGGTTACAAAGAAGGTAACCAAGCAATTGAAGTGAATGCTTCTCAAATGTCAGCATTCGCAGCAGCATTTGAAGCAGCAGGCCAAGCACAAGCGGCACTCTTCGCGAATAAAGCAGCCTCTTCTGAGCAACCTCTGGTTGCTGTGATTCTTGCTGCTGACGAAAAACCCGCTTCTGTCGCAGAAGGTTTTTTGAAGCTGCAACTTATCTCTAACCGCCTAGTAAAACCACACGGTGTGGTACTTGATGGTATTTTCGGCCTGCTCCACAACATCGCATGGACCAACAAAGGACCAATCGACTTACCAGAGCTGGCTGAGCGCCAAATGGACGCGCGTCTGAACGGCGAAGTTATCTCTGTCGATTGTGTCGATAAGTTCCCTAAAATGGTGGATTACGTTGTACCAGCAGGTGTGCGCATCGCTGATACTTCTCGTGTACGCCTTGGTGCACATGTGGGTGAAGGCACAACCGTGATGCATGAAGGCTTCATCAACTTCAATGCAGGCACCACGGGTGTCAGCATGGTTGAAGGTCGTATCTCTGCAGGTGTTGTTGTGAACGATGGCTCAGACATCGGTGGTGGTGCTTCTATCATGGGCACACTTTCTGGCGGTGGTACCGTCGTTGTCTCTATCGGCGAAAACAGCCTACTTGGTGCCAATGCGGGTCTTGGTTTCCCACTGGGTGACCGTTGTACAATTGAATCAGGTCTATACGTAACGGCGGGCTCTAAAGTACGCATGCTGGATTCAGAAGGCAAAGAAGTCGAAGTGGTCAAAGCGCGTGATTTAGCGGGTAAACCAGACTTACTTTTCCGCCGCAACTCAGTAACGGGCCAAATCGAATGCCTCACCAACAAAACAGCGGTTGAGCTTAACAGCGAGCTTCACAGCAACAACTAA